One stretch of Niallia sp. XMNu-256 DNA includes these proteins:
- the thiI gene encoding tRNA uracil 4-sulfurtransferase ThiI — MNYDRILVRYGELSTKGRNRSKFVEKLSNSIKGALHDFPNVSIKGNRDRTYVVLNGEDGKQICERLKGVFGIQSFSPVIKTSKDLDEMKNAVLELFKDVYHVGQTFKITTRRADKTYYMDTGELNHTFGGHILQNVPNLKVDVKQPDINMVVEIRSEAAYISCQTFQGAGGLPAGSSGKAMLMLSGGIDSPVAGYLSLKRGLEVEGVHFFSPPFTSERAKQKVMDLAEKLSNFNGHFMLHIVPFTEIQQIIQKQIPENYTMTTTRRLMLRITDEIRKKQEALAIVTGESLGQVASQTIESMYAINEVTNTPILRPLVMMDKSDIVHIAQEIDTHDISIRPFEDCCTVFVPPSPKTKPRREKVNHYESYFDFEPYIQKAVENIESILIKPQSNKMDVFDELF, encoded by the coding sequence ATGAATTACGATCGAATATTAGTCCGCTATGGTGAACTTTCCACAAAGGGCAGAAACCGCAGTAAATTTGTTGAAAAATTAAGCAATAGTATAAAAGGGGCCTTACATGATTTCCCGAATGTATCGATCAAAGGAAACCGTGATCGTACATATGTAGTCCTAAACGGTGAGGACGGCAAACAAATTTGTGAACGTCTAAAGGGTGTATTTGGTATTCAATCCTTTAGTCCAGTAATTAAAACTAGTAAAGACTTGGATGAAATGAAAAACGCAGTTCTAGAACTGTTCAAGGATGTCTATCATGTGGGCCAAACATTTAAAATTACGACAAGGCGTGCGGATAAAACATATTATATGGATACAGGTGAATTAAACCACACTTTTGGGGGTCATATTCTTCAAAATGTACCGAACTTAAAGGTTGATGTTAAACAACCTGATATTAATATGGTTGTTGAAATTAGGTCAGAAGCGGCGTATATTTCCTGTCAAACTTTTCAAGGAGCGGGTGGCTTGCCGGCAGGATCAAGTGGAAAGGCAATGCTCATGCTTTCTGGTGGAATTGATAGTCCTGTTGCTGGTTACTTATCTTTAAAAAGGGGATTAGAAGTCGAGGGTGTCCATTTCTTTAGTCCACCTTTTACAAGTGAACGAGCAAAACAAAAGGTAATGGATTTAGCTGAGAAGTTATCGAATTTTAATGGTCATTTTATGTTACATATTGTACCATTTACTGAAATTCAACAGATCATCCAAAAGCAAATTCCAGAAAACTACACGATGACAACGACTAGAAGGCTTATGTTACGAATCACTGATGAGATTCGAAAAAAACAAGAAGCATTAGCAATTGTGACAGGAGAAAGTCTAGGACAAGTGGCAAGCCAAACGATTGAAAGTATGTATGCGATTAATGAAGTGACAAATACACCGATATTACGACCACTAGTCATGATGGATAAATCCGACATTGTTCATATCGCGCAGGAAATCGACACTCACGATATATCGATTAGACCATTTGAGGATTGCTGCACGGTATTTGTTCCACCTTCCCCAAAAACAAAGCCGAGAAGAGAAAAAGTCAATCATTATGAAAGTTATTTTGATTTTGAACCGTATATTCAAAAGGCTGTTGAAAATATCGAATCGATCTTAATTAAACCACAAAGCAATAAGATGGATGTTTTTGATGAGCTTTTTTAA
- a CDS encoding PucR family transcriptional regulator ligand-binding domain-containing protein, translated as MGIYVRDMLKSEPFKDFKLIAGHKGLDNQIQGIAVMDAPDSFERWSYGRELVITSGYVFYKNPGLFENIIESGDLNKISAFGIKLGRFIDHIPEHVIAAFDQYNIPLINIPLEYSWMGIMNQLNVLVMNQSIRQFNIRNTNPNNYSNLSYQVRKIDKILSQIEKEMNFPAMLYDLSNEKAYYSSPAFLKLADQLEIEDFWEPSFDYTKEILCNNLNMVRYRFFDDKYVRPYSWITVPITVGDKIEAYFVVVEATDLIDYFDQFALRIGFVLLQSLYEQLLIAQNIGDAGFEKFIADYLLGNLSNHEIIAKRATDLKLDINLKYYLILMTQTNNDIQLSSYKDIVKNTVYTNTSYTDIRMAILDENSFIFLIPKDETLSHEKNLKLVRKYFRELYNKLERKVDNINLLFGISDKSDTIFELKRNYTRCEKTITNGKLIFPNKNYLVYSDLGAFAWIDIQKDEVEMMLKDLKKLFDHDENKELIDTLKVYLDCNMNYSHTAKKLYLHINTVRKRIEHIKDRIHIELEEPLDRLKLEILLNLLN; from the coding sequence ATGGGTATCTACGTGAGAGATATGCTTAAATCTGAACCTTTCAAAGATTTTAAATTAATAGCTGGACATAAAGGACTTGACAATCAAATACAAGGTATTGCCGTAATGGATGCCCCTGACAGTTTCGAAAGATGGAGTTATGGCCGAGAGTTAGTAATCACATCAGGCTATGTATTTTATAAAAATCCAGGATTATTCGAAAATATTATAGAATCAGGCGACTTGAACAAAATATCAGCTTTTGGGATAAAATTAGGAAGGTTCATTGATCATATACCAGAGCATGTGATCGCAGCTTTTGATCAGTATAATATCCCTTTAATAAATATCCCGTTAGAGTATTCATGGATGGGAATCATGAATCAACTGAATGTTCTTGTTATGAATCAAAGCATTAGACAGTTCAATATCAGGAACACGAATCCAAACAACTATTCTAACCTCTCCTATCAGGTTAGAAAGATCGATAAAATATTATCTCAAATTGAGAAAGAAATGAATTTCCCTGCCATGCTCTATGACTTATCAAATGAAAAAGCCTACTATAGTTCTCCAGCCTTTTTGAAGCTGGCTGACCAACTAGAGATAGAAGACTTTTGGGAACCTTCCTTCGATTATACTAAAGAAATTCTTTGCAATAATCTAAACATGGTTCGTTATCGATTCTTTGATGATAAATATGTTCGGCCCTATAGTTGGATTACGGTTCCAATTACAGTCGGCGATAAAATAGAAGCATACTTCGTAGTAGTTGAAGCTACAGATCTGATAGACTATTTCGATCAATTTGCTCTACGGATTGGCTTTGTATTGCTTCAATCCTTATATGAACAATTACTCATTGCTCAGAACATTGGTGATGCAGGCTTTGAAAAGTTTATTGCTGATTACTTATTAGGAAACCTATCCAATCACGAAATAATCGCTAAACGTGCAACAGATTTAAAGCTAGATATAAATTTAAAGTATTATTTGATATTAATGACGCAAACGAACAACGATATACAACTATCAAGTTATAAGGATATCGTAAAAAATACAGTCTACACAAATACTAGTTACACTGATATCAGAATGGCGATCCTTGATGAAAATAGCTTTATTTTTCTCATTCCGAAAGATGAAACCCTTTCGCACGAAAAAAATTTAAAGCTTGTTAGAAAGTATTTTAGAGAACTATACAATAAACTAGAAAGAAAAGTAGATAATATAAATCTTTTGTTTGGAATATCTGATAAAAGCGATACAATATTTGAATTAAAAAGAAATTATACAAGATGTGAAAAGACAATAACGAATGGCAAACTGATATTTCCAAATAAAAATTACCTAGTCTACTCAGATTTAGGAGCATTTGCATGGATAGATATCCAAAAAGATGAAGTTGAAATGATGCTTAAGGATTTAAAGAAGTTATTCGATCACGATGAAAATAAGGAATTAATCGATACCTTGAAAGTCTATCTCGATTGCAACATGAATTATAGTCATACAGCAAAAAAGCTTTATCTTCATATTAATACGGTAAGAAAGAGAATTGAACATATAAAAGATCGAATTCATATTGAACTAGAGGAACCTCTAGATCGACTAAAATTAGAAATATTACTCAATCTGCTTAACTAA
- the ezrA gene encoding septation ring formation regulator EzrA, producing the protein MEYVIGGIAVLICIFLAGFFMKKKYYKETDRLEAWKMDITNRPVLNEMQKVKRLNMNGETEERFERWRGTWDEIVTTELPRIEELLFDIEESIDKYRFKQVKQIQAEVNTKLSTIEDTIKTLLNELGELVGSEEKNRAEIDGLKETYRECKKRLLAHRYLYGKMEKPLEEKLENISKLFQGFDENTNHGNYLAAREIVIHIHELLTKTKREMDSIPNLLNECQSIIPAMLVELNEGYREMLAQGYVLDHILIEEEKDRISQELQLVMTQFEEMDMDEVQVSVEQWKQSIEQLYDLLEKEVLAKHEMKKHDREILEKLQMAKNVNRELNDEFIQVQLSYHLNDSYMDIIEKLAKRLDQLFTRFDLIENKMNDNVAAYSYLQLELTSVRDSLDAIVAEQAEFAEKMQTLRKDEIEAREKVALLRKQIAETIRLISNSNIPGVPQDFQYMMEEAQDSIKQVIGKLNETPLNIPDVKEFLEVAILTVENLTNKTNNLFETVAITEKVIQYGNRYRSRHTSVNQGLKEAEKSFRSFQYQEALEQAVAAIEQIEPDVLKKIENQLDEELVEV; encoded by the coding sequence TTGGAATACGTTATTGGTGGAATTGCAGTATTAATTTGTATATTCCTAGCGGGATTTTTTATGAAGAAAAAATATTATAAGGAAACGGATCGTTTAGAAGCTTGGAAGATGGATATTACGAACCGCCCTGTCCTTAATGAAATGCAAAAGGTAAAACGACTTAACATGAATGGCGAAACGGAAGAACGATTTGAGCGGTGGAGAGGAACTTGGGATGAAATTGTCACCACAGAATTACCGCGTATTGAAGAATTATTGTTTGATATCGAAGAGAGTATTGATAAATATCGTTTCAAACAGGTGAAACAAATTCAAGCAGAGGTTAATACGAAACTTTCTACAATTGAAGATACCATTAAAACGCTTCTAAATGAGTTAGGGGAACTTGTAGGAAGTGAGGAAAAAAACCGGGCTGAGATTGATGGCTTAAAAGAGACTTATCGAGAGTGCAAAAAGAGGTTGTTGGCTCATCGTTACTTATACGGAAAAATGGAAAAACCGCTTGAAGAGAAATTAGAAAATATTTCCAAACTCTTTCAAGGGTTTGATGAGAATACAAATCATGGAAATTACTTAGCGGCTCGAGAAATTGTAATACACATCCATGAATTATTAACGAAAACAAAACGGGAAATGGACTCTATTCCTAATTTACTAAATGAGTGTCAATCCATTATTCCAGCTATGTTAGTTGAACTCAACGAAGGATATCGTGAAATGCTAGCTCAAGGGTATGTATTAGATCATATTTTAATTGAAGAGGAGAAAGATAGAATTTCTCAAGAACTGCAACTCGTTATGACTCAATTTGAAGAGATGGATATGGATGAAGTCCAAGTTAGTGTTGAACAGTGGAAACAATCAATCGAACAATTGTACGATTTGTTGGAAAAGGAAGTATTAGCTAAGCATGAGATGAAAAAGCATGATCGTGAAATATTAGAGAAGCTTCAAATGGCTAAAAACGTAAATCGTGAATTAAACGATGAATTTATTCAAGTTCAATTAAGTTATCATTTAAATGATTCCTATATGGATATCATTGAAAAATTGGCGAAACGATTGGATCAGCTTTTTACCCGATTTGATTTAATTGAGAATAAAATGAATGATAATGTAGCTGCATATTCTTATTTGCAACTTGAGTTAACAAGTGTGAGAGACTCTTTAGATGCTATTGTTGCTGAACAAGCAGAATTTGCTGAGAAAATGCAAACTTTACGTAAAGACGAGATTGAAGCTCGAGAAAAGGTTGCTTTATTACGGAAGCAAATTGCTGAAACCATTCGTCTTATCTCAAATAGTAACATTCCGGGAGTTCCTCAAGATTTCCAATATATGATGGAGGAAGCTCAAGATAGTATTAAGCAAGTGATCGGTAAATTAAATGAAACCCCACTTAATATTCCAGATGTGAAAGAATTCTTAGAGGTAGCGATTTTAACGGTTGAGAATTTAACAAATAAAACAAATAACCTATTTGAAACAGTTGCGATTACAGAAAAAGTTATTCAGTATGGAAATCGTTATCGAAGCAGACATACATCTGTTAATCAGGGGTTAAAAGAGGCCGAAAAATCCTTCCGATCTTTTCAATATCAGGAAGCATTGGAACAGGCAGTTGCGGCAATTGAACAGATTGAACCAGATGTCTTAAAGAAAATTGAAAATCAACTGGATGAGGAGCTAGTCGAAGTATAA
- the hisJ gene encoding histidinol-phosphatase HisJ, whose amino-acid sequence MGKKDGHIHTYYCPHGTKDPFEKYIEMAISLDFEEVSFTEHAPLPDGFIDTTPTQDSAMSANQLDLYFEEIRALKEKYKGKIKINCGLEVDYIEGYEQEIKKALNNIGSKLDDAILSVHFLKNGDKYDCLDYSPQYFEQMIHEYGSVEKIYEKYYDTVRMSITSDLGVFKPKRIGHITLVHKFQKRFPYQGNENSAIIEILKLIKQHGYALDYNGAGTAKPLCREPYPPNWVIQKAVEMQVPLVYGSDAHQAKELGQGYKEMQDFIHF is encoded by the coding sequence ATGGGTAAAAAAGACGGTCATATCCATACTTATTACTGTCCACACGGGACGAAAGATCCTTTTGAAAAATATATCGAAATGGCAATTTCACTCGATTTCGAGGAGGTCTCATTTACTGAACACGCTCCCCTTCCAGATGGATTTATTGATACAACCCCAACACAGGATAGTGCTATGAGTGCAAATCAATTAGATTTATACTTCGAGGAAATAAGAGCACTAAAAGAAAAGTATAAAGGTAAAATCAAAATCAATTGCGGTCTCGAGGTTGATTATATCGAAGGTTATGAACAGGAAATAAAAAAAGCTTTAAACAACATAGGTTCAAAGCTTGACGATGCAATATTGTCTGTACATTTTCTTAAAAATGGTGACAAATATGATTGCCTTGATTACAGTCCACAGTATTTTGAACAGATGATACACGAATACGGCTCCGTTGAGAAGATATATGAAAAATATTATGATACAGTTCGTATGTCAATTACTAGTGATTTAGGCGTCTTTAAACCTAAACGAATCGGTCATATTACGCTCGTACACAAGTTTCAAAAAAGGTTCCCTTATCAAGGTAATGAAAATTCAGCCATAATAGAGATACTAAAGTTAATTAAACAACATGGCTATGCACTAGACTATAATGGAGCCGGTACTGCAAAACCCCTTTGCCGGGAACCTTATCCTCCTAACTGGGTGATACAGAAGGCAGTTGAAATGCAGGTCCCGCTCGTATATGGCTCTGATGCACATCAAGCAAAAGAACTTGGACAAGGCTACAAAGAAATGCAAGATTTTATACATTTTTAA
- the refZ gene encoding forespore capture DNA-binding protein RefZ: MKKNSKEAIVQAAISLFNTNGFHGTSIRDIAKKAEVNAANISYYFQSKEGLLEYCFMAYYENYLIELEKGMANLDDGAFPCLKKVIENLVNFHYQNSHLTRFILRELSVDSQIVREMMSTYSVKERYCFTQILEIGMLQKEFNKININYFILQLKSLLSMPFLNSQYISEVLHIFPHEKYFAEKYLKEIYQWVESVLRPDTLQSKTYIS, encoded by the coding sequence TTGAAAAAAAATTCGAAAGAAGCCATTGTACAGGCAGCGATTTCTTTGTTTAATACAAATGGATTCCACGGGACTTCAATACGTGATATAGCAAAAAAAGCAGAAGTGAATGCTGCCAATATTTCCTATTATTTTCAAAGCAAAGAAGGTCTATTAGAATATTGCTTTATGGCTTATTATGAAAATTATTTAATCGAATTAGAAAAAGGAATGGCTAATCTTGATGATGGAGCTTTTCCGTGCTTGAAAAAGGTCATTGAAAATTTAGTGAATTTTCATTATCAAAACAGCCATTTAACCCGTTTTATTTTACGTGAACTTTCAGTGGATAGCCAAATTGTCCGAGAAATGATGTCAACCTATTCTGTAAAAGAGAGGTATTGTTTCACACAAATCCTCGAAATCGGTATGTTACAAAAAGAATTTAATAAAATAAACATTAATTATTTTATATTACAATTAAAAAGTTTGCTATCAATGCCATTCCTTAACAGTCAATATATTTCAGAAGTCCTCCATATTTTCCCACATGAGAAATACTTTGCTGAAAAATATTTGAAAGAAATCTATCAATGGGTTGAGAGTGTCTTAAGACCAGACACACTGCAATCCAAGACCTATATTAGTTAA
- a CDS encoding cysteine desulfurase family protein translates to MIYLDNSATTRPFPEVLQSFVKVSSDYFGNPSSLHNFGGKAEQLLRQARIQVSQLLSVKPQEIIFTSGGTEGNNLAIKGVALANKHKGRHLITTNIEHASVREVFHSLKGEGFKVTIIEADRNGIVDPKHIENAMQDDTILVSVMHVNNEVGTIQPIEEIGHIVKKYPTASFHVDYVQGVGKVPLHFEKCGIDLCTMSGHKFHGLKGTGLLFIKDAVKINPLFHGGNQEGKRRSGTENVAGAVSIAKALRMILEKYDTEKEHLQSLANEIKQGLELINGVIINTPEGSAPHIINFSVPQIKSEVLVHALEEKEVYVSTTSACSSKHKTLSNTLIAMGVPKDRATSAIRISLDYWNTMAEVKSALSAIKETIDVLRKVMK, encoded by the coding sequence GTGATTTACCTAGACAACAGTGCAACAACAAGGCCATTTCCAGAAGTTTTACAATCTTTTGTTAAAGTTTCATCCGATTATTTTGGTAATCCATCTTCCCTTCATAATTTTGGTGGAAAAGCCGAGCAATTATTAAGACAGGCAAGAATTCAAGTATCCCAACTACTTTCTGTAAAACCACAGGAAATTATATTTACATCAGGTGGAACGGAAGGGAATAATTTAGCTATAAAAGGTGTCGCACTTGCAAATAAACATAAAGGTCGTCACCTTATTACAACAAATATTGAACATGCATCTGTTCGAGAAGTATTCCATTCATTAAAAGGTGAGGGTTTCAAGGTTACAATAATAGAGGCTGACCGTAATGGAATCGTAGATCCTAAACACATTGAAAATGCCATGCAAGATGATACCATTCTTGTTTCTGTTATGCATGTAAATAATGAAGTAGGAACAATACAACCAATCGAAGAAATTGGTCATATCGTAAAGAAGTATCCAACCGCATCATTTCATGTTGATTATGTCCAAGGGGTTGGGAAGGTTCCGCTCCATTTTGAGAAATGTGGGATTGACTTATGCACGATGTCAGGCCATAAGTTTCATGGATTAAAAGGAACGGGGTTGCTATTCATAAAAGATGCGGTTAAAATAAATCCGTTATTTCATGGGGGAAACCAAGAAGGAAAACGGAGAAGTGGTACGGAAAATGTGGCAGGGGCTGTGAGCATTGCTAAAGCATTACGGATGATACTAGAAAAGTACGATACAGAAAAAGAACATCTACAAAGCTTGGCAAATGAAATTAAGCAAGGATTAGAATTAATTAATGGTGTTATAATTAATACACCCGAGGGATCAGCACCACATATTATTAATTTCTCAGTCCCACAGATTAAATCTGAGGTACTTGTGCATGCACTTGAGGAAAAGGAAGTCTATGTATCGACAACCTCTGCATGCTCATCCAAACATAAAACTTTAAGCAATACATTGATTGCTATGGGGGTACCAAAAGATCGGGCAACCAGTGCAATTAGAATAAGTTTAGATTATTGGAATACAATGGCAGAAGTAAAGAGTGCTTTATCCGCAATTAAGGAGACGATTGACGTACTTAGAAAGGTTATGAAATAA
- the rpsD gene encoding 30S ribosomal protein S4 translates to MARYTGPSWKLSRRLGVSLSGTGKELEKRPYAPGQHGPNQRKKLSEYGLQLQEKQKLRHMYGLNEKQFHNLFVKAGKMGGIHGETFMILLDSRLDNLVYRLGLARTRRQARQLVNHGHILVDGKRVDIPSYRLQPGQTIGVREKSRNLDIIKEAIEVNNFVPDYLTFDADKLEGTFTRLPERSELPAEINEAFIVEFYSR, encoded by the coding sequence ATGGCTCGTTATACAGGTCCAAGTTGGAAACTGTCTCGTCGTTTAGGAGTTTCTTTAAGCGGCACTGGTAAAGAATTAGAAAAGCGCCCTTACGCTCCTGGACAACATGGTCCAAACCAACGTAAAAAATTATCTGAATATGGTTTACAATTACAAGAAAAGCAAAAGCTTCGCCATATGTACGGTTTAAATGAAAAACAATTCCATAACTTATTCGTTAAAGCGGGTAAAATGGGTGGTATTCATGGTGAAACCTTCATGATTCTTTTAGACTCACGTTTAGATAATCTTGTTTACCGTTTAGGCTTAGCGCGTACTCGTCGTCAAGCTCGTCAACTTGTTAACCATGGTCACATTTTAGTAGATGGCAAGCGTGTAGATATTCCATCTTACCGCCTGCAACCTGGTCAAACAATCGGTGTACGCGAAAAATCACGTAACCTTGATATCATCAAAGAAGCAATCGAAGTGAACAACTTTGTTCCTGATTACTTAACTTTTGATGCAGACAAGCTAGAAGGAACATTCACTCGTTTACCAGAACGCTCTGAACTTCCAGCGGAAATTAACGAAGCATTTATCGTTGAGTTCTACTCTCGTTAA
- a CDS encoding alpha/beta-type small acid-soluble spore protein, with translation MPNNNSNNLLVPGVEQALEQMKYEIASEFGVNLGAETTSRANGSVGGEITKRLVQMAEQQLNGGMTR, from the coding sequence ATGCCAAACAACAACTCAAACAACCTTTTAGTACCTGGAGTTGAACAAGCTCTTGAGCAAATGAAATATGAAATTGCTTCTGAGTTTGGTGTAAACCTTGGTGCAGAAACTACATCTCGTGCTAACGGTTCTGTAGGTGGAGAAATCACAAAGCGTTTAGTTCAAATGGCTGAACAACAATTAAACGGCGGTATGACTCGATAA
- a CDS encoding sensor domain-containing diguanylate cyclase: METVEERLILNIKSQLYNIITKNSCPLQYEPTILEMLKVIQEILNFHEAGLCIFNDYKQELIIEVTTNPEFKLDGSELDRINYQSPSKFSLNANRYGWIIPIKQKESFQRFLILVGHDKNTYHLSLSFLVTLSQECLCFLEKLNFLINLISEQKRYKQLFRVTEKVHSTMNMESVLTEIIGSLREIYPDFTYDLLLSQDYKEHDGLPIKEFDYDSKNNALMEAYVTGTLQFENSSEEEKSILYAPLKGKQGVYGVLQINTTNSLVFPKNEVEFISLLAKTAGVAMENAQLYEQSKRLVADLQLINETSQRLNSSLRLKDTMQYMSEQIILSLGAEEVGFIGINPKNKDIKVHGGSTEFFFTDWSRPYIDFAKNRVIKDLDSIFIGEFKLPLTEGNSSVPVYKSIMVVPMLQANLLNGFVIVLHQDTYAFSFETFKLLKSLIHHSTLAFTNTILREELEKMVITDYLTRLYSRNYLDEKIKESMNLDAEGTFIMIDIDNFKVINDTYGHQIGDEVIIQVAEIIRANIRSTDIGARWGGEELAVYLPRVPLEIGVHIADRLVKKVRELSNPKITVSCGVSHWQSEDNDTYTSLFKRADQALYTAKETGKNKVVTQLKLLS, from the coding sequence ATGGAAACGGTTGAGGAGCGGCTTATTTTAAATATAAAATCTCAATTATATAATATTATTACAAAGAATTCATGTCCACTTCAATATGAACCTACTATACTTGAAATGCTAAAAGTCATTCAAGAAATATTAAATTTTCACGAGGCAGGTCTTTGTATATTTAACGACTATAAACAAGAACTGATAATTGAAGTTACTACAAATCCTGAGTTTAAGTTGGATGGAAGTGAACTAGATCGTATTAACTACCAAAGTCCATCTAAATTTTCATTGAATGCGAATCGTTATGGCTGGATTATCCCAATTAAACAAAAAGAGTCCTTTCAACGTTTTCTCATCCTTGTTGGACATGATAAAAATACTTATCATTTATCATTATCTTTCCTTGTAACATTAAGTCAGGAATGTCTTTGCTTTTTAGAAAAACTTAACTTTCTAATCAATTTAATCTCTGAGCAAAAGAGATACAAGCAGTTATTTAGGGTCACTGAAAAGGTTCATTCAACGATGAATATGGAATCAGTATTAACTGAAATCATCGGGTCTTTACGGGAAATTTATCCTGATTTTACCTACGATTTGCTTTTGTCCCAGGATTATAAAGAGCATGATGGGCTCCCAATTAAAGAGTTCGATTATGATAGTAAAAACAATGCACTTATGGAAGCTTATGTTACAGGAACTTTGCAATTTGAGAATTCTTCTGAAGAAGAGAAATCCATTTTGTATGCTCCATTAAAAGGAAAACAGGGAGTTTATGGGGTATTGCAAATAAATACCACGAATTCTCTTGTATTTCCCAAAAACGAGGTAGAATTTATCTCCCTCCTTGCTAAAACTGCAGGTGTGGCGATGGAAAATGCCCAACTTTATGAGCAATCCAAACGATTAGTTGCTGATTTGCAACTAATTAATGAAACGAGCCAGCGGCTAAATTCTAGTCTAAGACTAAAAGATACGATGCAATATATGTCAGAGCAAATTATTTTATCGTTAGGCGCTGAGGAAGTAGGGTTTATAGGGATTAACCCTAAAAACAAGGACATAAAGGTTCACGGGGGAAGCACAGAATTCTTTTTTACTGACTGGTCTAGGCCGTATATTGACTTTGCCAAAAACCGGGTGATAAAAGATCTTGATTCGATTTTTATAGGTGAATTCAAATTGCCTTTAACAGAAGGAAATTCATCTGTACCGGTTTATAAGTCAATCATGGTCGTACCTATGTTACAAGCAAACTTATTAAATGGTTTTGTTATAGTATTACACCAGGACACCTATGCATTCTCTTTTGAAACCTTTAAATTACTAAAGTCATTAATTCATCATTCCACCTTGGCCTTTACAAATACAATTTTAAGAGAAGAACTTGAAAAGATGGTCATTACAGACTATTTAACTCGATTGTATTCTCGTAATTATTTGGATGAAAAAATTAAAGAATCCATGAATCTTGATGCAGAAGGAACGTTTATCATGATTGACATTGATAACTTTAAAGTAATTAATGATACTTATGGTCATCAAATTGGTGATGAAGTGATTATCCAAGTGGCAGAGATTATTCGAGCAAATATTCGTTCTACTGATATTGGAGCTAGATGGGGTGGAGAAGAACTTGCAGTTTATTTACCTAGAGTTCCATTAGAAATTGGCGTCCACATTGCTGATAGACTAGTAAAAAAAGTGAGAGAATTGTCAAATCCGAAGATTACTGTATCATGTGGGGTGTCCCATTGGCAGAGCGAAGATAACGATACGTATACTTCGTTATTTAAAAGAGCTGACCAAGCTTTATATACGGCAAAAGAAACTGGGAAAAATAAAGTAGTGACACAATTAAAGCTCCTCTCATAA